Proteins encoded in a region of the Elaeis guineensis isolate ETL-2024a chromosome 7, EG11, whole genome shotgun sequence genome:
- the LOC105049192 gene encoding xyloglucan endotransglucosylase protein 1: MASSVCSNAINFLLLLALASVSFAGNFYQDVDITWGDGRAKILNNGELLTLSLDRSSGSGFQSKQEYLYGKIDMQIKLVPGNSAGTVTAYYLSSQGATHDEIDFEFLGNLSGDPYVVHTNLYTQGKGDREMQFYLWFDPTMDFHTYSVLWNPKHVVFYVDGTPIREFRNRESSGVAYPKNQPMRVYSSLWNADDWATRGGLVKTDWSKAPFTASFRNFTAVGCVGGSGASSCSSANNTWMWQEFDSNSLQRLRWVQQNYMIYNYCTDVRRFPRGLPPECSLS, encoded by the exons ATGGCCTCCTCTGTCTGTTCTAATGCTATCAATTTCTTGCTCTTATTGGCATTAGCCAGTGTCTCCTTCGCTGGTAACTTCTACCAGGATGTTGATATCACTTGGGGTGATGGTCGTGCTAAAATTCTCAACAATGGCGAGCTTCTGACCCTGTCTCTTGACAGGTCCTCTGGTTCAGGCTTCCAATCCAAGCAGGAGTATTTATATGGGAAGATCGATATGCAAATCAAGCTTGTCCCAGGAAACTCTGCTGGAACTGTCACTGCCTACTAT CTATCGTCGCAAGGGGCGACACATGATGAGATCGACTTCGAGTTCCTCGGTAACCTCAGTGGAGATCCTTATGTAGTCCATACCAATTTATACACCCAAGGGAAGGGGGACAGGGAGATGCAGTTCTACCTCTGGTTTGATCCCACCATGGACTTCCACACCTACTCTGTTCTCTGGAATCCTAAACACGTTGT ATTCTATGTGGATGGAACACCCATTAGAGAGTTCAGGAACAGAGAGTCGTCTGGCGTGGCATACCCGAAGAACCAACCAATGAGGGTCTATTCGAGCCTGTGGAACGCCGATGACTGGGCCACGAGAGGCGGGCTTGTGAAGACCGATTGGTCCAAGGCGCCTTTCACCGCATCATTTAGGAACTTTACTGCTGTTGGATGTGTGGGGGGTTCTGGTGCCTCCTCCTGCTCTTCGGCTAACAACACATGGATGTGGCAAGAGTTTGATTCCAACAGTTTGCAGAGACTGAgatgggtgcagcagaactacaTGATTTATAACTACTGCACTGATGTGAGGAGGTTCCCTCGGGGGCTTCCTCCTGAATGCTCTCTAAGTTAA